From a region of the Tachysurus fulvidraco isolate hzauxx_2018 chromosome 5, HZAU_PFXX_2.0, whole genome shotgun sequence genome:
- the eif4enif1 gene encoding eukaryotic translation initiation factor 4E transporter isoform X6: protein MEKDACIEEQENGNKIIHTVKTSLPTSAYRYTKEELLEIKELPISNERPECLSQKYDSDGVWDPEKWHASLYPSECDLPGEGYKRDYAEDRPPLKRRIADPRERIKEDDLEVVLSPQRRSFGGGCQVAPAALTRRPISPLENKENESLRLGGTRRIGSGRIMAARGFERDIRVDKERDRERERDFKDKRFRRDFGDKRVFSERRRNDSYAEEEPEWFSGGPTSQSETIELIGFDDKVLEDDKRKPKRSRKRTESIKEVECNGGLSEEAQVVQERVADQEVPHPDILPEQTAGDFDFNEFFNLEKTMPGLASMIEDVLGEGPVTASRFSRWFNSNQSPSGSRSSSLRSTPHEELEKLADPSSSSPSQGPTPYFTPIHLEERREKVDILELLHKAKIDVKPLLTSLNANKARLKESTNTGVVLSLEEVESGLKGLKVQSGQSQPATRQLQAQGRGTPFMAEHLEEALTGGTGVMARPRDPDMSAFNKLVSSMKASGTLPTQPKASTSSLQHSADPAILSTLNEAQVPAIQQKNIFQELLGVRGAPRAGSPLLSGLLANPEAAPAPAPGLLHQRGSSPPLFYAGMQTGTGFTVGPQQILGDQITELHRALSPGHTSQQVFQLRALSMGMDQAESDALMFQQDLALHARQYQQGYNKHIHDKAFRNRPTRISRSPGPHLPGRNSPVTAVTSMLSPSFTPTSVIKKMYESKEKSKDEPMSRPGSKEDTANSQEDSPSPNSFLDGVDSGGPQAGGIKACSTPVSAQNRHSKEAERARPSSTTGHHTPAMLSPGSSSYPRPIYPVPILSHVPLVRPPPPQLHPGVVQRMIAHSIQPQQLGPALLQTGIFPQTVDLAQLQGLPPALLGQPLYPLGTTGHPLIPPRAAGPHMQLAVMQQFQQQQRPNIHMVPTGTPQSQSHSTHRTTHSQRRAGSPPLGLAKWFGSDVLQQPLPSMPSKVISVDELEFRQ from the exons ATGGAAAAAGATGCCTGTATAGAGGAGCaggaaaatggaaataaaattatCCACACTGTGAAGACTTCTCTACCGACTTCTGCTTATAGATACACAAAG GAGGAGCTTTTGGAAATCAAAGAGCTACCAATTTCCAATGAGAGACCAGAATGCCTGTCTCAGAAATATGACAG tGATGGGGTGTGGGATCCTGAAAAATGGCATGCGTCACTGTATCCCTCAGAATGTGACTTACCAGGGGAGGGATACAAGAGAGACTATGCTGAGGATAGACCTCCACTAAAACGTAGAATTGCTG ACCCACGAGAGCGAATTAAAGAGGATGATTTGGAGGTAGTTCTTAGCCCCCAGCGCCGTAGTTTTGGAGGTGGTTGCCAGGTAGCACCTGCTGCCCTGACTCGGCGTCCAATCAGCCCTCTTGAGAACAAAGAGAATGAGTCTCTTCGTCTTGGGGGCACACGGCGAATTGGAAGTGGTCGCATCATGGCGGCGCGTGGGTTTGAGAGGGATATTCGGGTGGACAAAGAAAGGGACCGTGAAAGAGAACGTGACTTCAAGGATAAGAGATTCAGG AGGGACTTTGGTGACAAAAGAGTGTTTAGCGAGAGGAGAAGGAATGACTCTTATGCTGAAGAGGAGCCAGAATGGTTTTCTGGTGGACCCACAAGCCAGTCAGAAACCATTGAGCTTATTGGCTTTGATGACAAAGTCTTGGAGGATGATAAACGAAAACCCAAGCGCTCGAGAAAGAGGACAGAGTCTATAAAAGAag TTGAGTGCAATGGTGGTCTTTCTGAGGAGGCACAGGTGGTCCAAGAGCGAGTAGCTGATCAGGAGGTACCTCATCCAGACATTCTACCTGAACAAACAGCTGGGGACTTTGACTTCAATGAGTTCTTTAATCTGGAGAAGACCATGCCTGGCTTGGCTTCG ATGATCGAGGACGTACTTGGTGAAGGGCCAGTCACAGCCAGTCGGTTCAGCCGTTGGTTCAACAGTAATCAGAGTCCTTCTGGTAGCCGCTCCAGCAGCTTGCGCTCCACCCCACACGAAGAGCTTGAGAAACTAGCAG ATCCATCCAGTAGTAGTCCTAGTCAGGGCCCTACACCCTATTTCACACCAATTCACTTGGAGGAGCGGAGAGAGAAGGTGGACATCTTGGAGCTGCTCCATAAAGCCAAAATTGATGTTAAACCCCTTCTGACAAGCTTAAATGCAAACAAGGCTCGTCTAAAGGAGAGCA CTAACACTGGGGTGGTGTTGTCTTTGGAGGAAGTGGAGAGTGGTTTAAAGGGACTGAAAGTTCAAAGTGGGCAGTCTCAGCCAGCCACCAGGCAGCTGCAGGCTCAGGGCAGAGGAACTCCTTTCATGGCCGAGCACCTGGAAGAAGCTCTTACAGGAGGCACTGGAGTTATGGCCCGGCCCCGTGATCCTGACATGTCTGCGTTCAACAAGCTGGTGAGCAGTATGAAGGCAAGTGGAACCCTGCCCACCCAGCCCAAGGCCAGCACAAGCAGC CTGCAGCATTCTGCAGATCCTGCCATCCTGAGCACCCTAAATGAGGCACAGGTACCGGCCATACAGCAGAAGAATATATTCCAG GAGTTGTTGGGTGTTCGGGGAGCTCCACGGGCAGGTTCTCCACTGTTGAGTGGTCTGTTAGCAAACCCTGAAGCTGCCCCTGCTCCAGCACCTGGCCTTTTGCATCAGCGTGGCTCCTCACCACCCCTCTTCTATGCAGGCATGCAGACAGGAACAG GCTTCACTGTTGGCCCACAGCAAATTCTGGGAGACCAAATTACTGAGCTGCACAGAGCTTTAAGTCCAGGCCACACCTCACAGCAG GTTTTTCAGTTGAGGGCACTGTCTATGGGAATGGACCAGGCAGAATCAGATGCGCTAATGTTCCAGCAGGATCTGGCGTTACATGCTCGCCAATACCAGCAAGGATACAACAAACATATCCATGATAAGGCCTTCCGGAACAG GCCAACAAGGATTAGTAGATCCCCTGGGCCTCACCTGCCAGGCAGGAATTCCCCTGTCACTGCAGTCACTAGTATG cTGTCTCCATCTTTCACTCCAACCTCTGTGATTAAAAAGATGTACGAGTCAAAGGAGAAGAGTAAAGATGAGCCAATGAGTAGGCCGGGAAGCAAAGAAGACACGGCAAACTCACAGGAAG ACAGTCCTTCCCCTAACTCCTTCCTTGATGGTGTGGACAGTGGTGGGCCTCAAGCTGGTGGCATAAAAGCCTGTTCCACCCCTGTATCTGCCCAGAATCGCCACTCGAAAGAGGCTGAGCGAGCCAGGCCTAGCTCCACCACAGGGCATCACACTCCTGCTATGCTGTCCCCAGGGTCCTCCTCTTACCCCAGACCCATTTATCCAGTACCGATTTTGTCTCACGTTCCCTTGGTTAGGCCTCCACCACCACAACTGCATCCTGGTGTAGTACAGAGGATGATTGCCCATAGCATTCAGCCCCAGCAGCTTGGACCTGCACTCTTACAAACAG GAATTTTCCCCCAGACTGTAGATCTGGCTCAGCTGCAGGGTCTGCCTCCTGCTCTCTTGGGCCAGCCTCTGTATCCACTGGGCACTACAGGACACCCACTAATTCCCCCCAGAGCTGCTGGACCACACATGCAGTTAGCAGTCATGCAACAATTCCAACAGCAGCAGAGACCTA ATATACACATGGTACCCACTGGAACCCCACAGTCACAGAGccacagcacacacaggacAACCCACTCTCAGCGGCGAGCAGGGAGTCCACCTCTAGGCCTGGCTAAGTGGTTTGGCTCAGATGTGCTACAGCAACCCCTGCCCTCAATGCCTTCTAAAGTAATCAGTGTTGATGAATTGGAGTTCCGCCAGTGA